Proteins from a genomic interval of Medicago truncatula cultivar Jemalong A17 chromosome 3, MtrunA17r5.0-ANR, whole genome shotgun sequence:
- the LOC25489436 gene encoding sugar transport protein 5 gives MAGGGLKADAPEMDVESKITLSVVITCIVAASSGLIFGYDLGISGGVTTMMPFLEKFFPEVLEKAAKAESNTYCVYDSQMLTLFTSSLYLAGLVASLIASRITSTLGRRNTIMLGGIIFLVGSAITGGAQNITMLIIGRILLGFGIGFTNQASPLYLSEIAPPKWRGALGTGFNFFMQVGVVAAGFINFVAAKHPWGWRISLGLAVVPAALITIGALIIYDTPNSLVERGKIDEARKALHEIRGSDNVEPELEELVKQSQYAKSLKQEPFLTILERQYRPHLVIAVAIPLFQQLTGINMVAFYAPNLFVSIGFGHEAALLGNIILGLVNIVSVIVFSTIVDRVGRRVLFIIGGIQMLISQIAVAIVMATATGVHGTGSISKGNGTLLLVLMCFYSAGFGWSWGPLLWIIPSEIFPLKIRTTGQSIAISVQFITIFVLSQTFLTMLCHLKYGAFLFHSAWIVVMTLFIILLLPETKGLHLDSIYDIWCKHWYWRYYVKGTLIP, from the exons ATGGCTGGTGGAGGACTCAAAGCAGACGCACCAGAAATGGATGTTGAGAGCAAGATAACACTCTCAGTTGTCATCACTTGCATTGTTGCAGCATCTAGTGGACTCATTTTTGGATATGACCTTGGAATTTCAG GAGGTGTTACTACGATGATGCCATTCCTTGAAAAATTCTTTCCTGAAGTCCTTGAGAAGGCTGCAAAAGCGGAATCAAACACATATTGTGTGTATGATAGTCAAATGTTAACATTATTCACGTCCTCACTGTATCTAGCTGGGTTAGTAGCTTCTCTAATAGCTAGTCGAATCACATCCACACTGGGACGTAGAAACACCATCATGTTGGGGGGTATCATCTTTCTTGTGGGTAGTGCCATTACTGGAGGTGCTCAAAATATTACTATGCTCATTATTGGTCGAATACTTCTCGGCTTTGGAATTGGTTTCACTAATCAA GCTTCTCCATTGTACCTTTCGGAAATCGCTCCACCAAAATGGCGAGGAGCATTAGGCACagggtttaatttttttatgcaagTTGGCGTTGTGGCTGCGGGGTTCATAAACTTTGTCGCTGCAAAACACCCTTGGGGATGGCGAATCTCTCTTGGCTTAGCCGTGGTTCCAGCAGCATTGATCACTATCGGCGCCTTAATTATATACGACACACCAAACAGTTTGGTGGAGCGTGGGAAGATAGATGAAGCCAGAAAAGCTTTGCATGAAATCAGAGGCTCAGACAATGTTGAACCAGAGTTAGAAGAACTTGTTAAACAGTCACAATATGCAAAATCTTTGAAGCAAGAGCCTTTTTTGACCATATTGGAGAGACAATATCGACCTCACTTGGTGATAGCAGTTGCTATTCCGCTTTTTCAACAACTCACGGGGATCAACATGGTTGCATTCTATGCACCTAACCTTTTTGTATCGATTGGCTTTGGTCACGAAGCAGCTTTGCTTGGTAACATTATACTTGGACTTGTTAACATTGTTTCAGTCATCGTCTTCTCAACCATTGTTGATCGGGTTGGTCGAAGAGTCTTGTTCATCATAGGTGGCATTCAGATGCTTATCAGTCAA ATTGCGGTGGCTATTGTGATGGCAACGGCGACTGGTGTTCATGGAACAGGTAGCATATCGAAGGGAAATGGTACATTGTTATTAGTGTTGATGTGTTTCTACTCTGCAGGTTTTGGTTGGTCATGGGGTCCTCTATTATGGATAATTCCAAGTGaaatttttcctttgaaaatcaGAACAACTGGACAAAGCATAGCTATTTCTGTGCAATTCATAACTATATTTGTGTTGTCTCAGACATTCTTGACAATGTTATGTCACTTGAAGTATGGTGCTTTCTTGTTCCATAGTGCTTGGATTGTTGTCATGACCCTCTTTATTATACTCTTGTTGCCTGAAACCAAAGGACTTCATTTGGATTCAATCTATGACATATGGTGTAAACACTGGTATTGGCGCTACTACGTTAAAGGAACACTTATACCATAG